The Ipomoea triloba cultivar NCNSP0323 chromosome 13, ASM357664v1 genomic interval actttacaataattataacattaaaaaaaaaaacttttcaacCAAATATGTTTTATTAGATATCtcaattttaaaccaaatataaatCCAACATTTCTATAAATCTAACTATGTATTACTTAAAATCCCCAACAAAATATTGTACTCGTTAAATGATTAATCTGGTTTTTGATTGCGTGGGCATTCGGTGAGATTTTGGGCAGCGGTTCAGTAGCGCGTATATAAACACGATCCGGCGGAGAACATTTCTGGGATCGAATCGAAAGCTACATATCCAATATCATCGTCTTGGCGGACCCCCGCATTCAAACATCACTCTCTGGGGTCTCTTCACTTTCTATTTCTAAGAGTCTCAAAGGTCTCGTGTTTCTGGACTAAATAAATCTAAACTCTCCTCACACGCAGGACACTTCTCACAATTGATTTCAATCGTTTAGTTTTTTCAGAGGTTTTGTGCTCGAATGtgctgttttttatttttttttttcgatatCTAGATTCGCGTGGTTGTTCGTTTGCCCATTCGTCTGCAAAGAGGTTTAGTTCGCTTGCTTTAATCGATTGATTGCGGAATTTAGAGTGATTATGCATTTGGGGGGAATTGAGCAAGTGTTGTGCCGTCGATTGCTCTTGCATGCATTCATTTTAGATTTATGTTCGTTTCGGTTGAGAGTTTCGAGAATAATGGGTGGTGGTGAAGTAGAGATTCTTAGAGGTTTTATGTGTTTGTGCTTGATTAATATCAGAAAGGGATGGGTTTCGGTGATTTTCCAGAGGAGCCCGATTGTTTCAAGGGAGTAAAATTCTGAAATTTCTGCATTATTGATGATTAAATAATCGTGGTGAAGCACTTTTGTTTCTAGACCAGATTTAGGTTATAGAAATAATTGCTCATTACCTGAGATCTTTGTCATTAGTATCAGTAGAGCTGATTTTATGAACTGTGCTTTATTTTAAGCCTTTTTGTTCATTGGCCAAACTGCACTGGTTTAGTTTACCTTGTGAAAATTACCTCAAGTTCTATTTGGGTTGAGCATGCAGATGTGTTTCATTGCAATGTTTGCTGTTGACACTTTTGGAATAGGTTTATAGCCAATTTGCAACTGTGGgcttcaaattatattttagaaagGAAGTGGATTCTTGATATTTCTTTATAGGGTCCTGACTGTTGTTGGTGAGGTAGTTTGTCTCTTTTAATTGCACATTAGCCTTAAACCTTATGAACTGGATGTGCTGCCATTGCAAAATGACTCTTAGGCATGACTTTGGTTCATAATTATTGCTAACATAGCTGAGATTAACTATGGGAGTATTTTCTTCCTTGCTGCtatttgtgtatctttatgAGAATTATGATGGGTGGTGTTGCCTTGCCATTATGCTAGTTTACTTTTCATGACTCCACAATTGAGTGATGTTTCTATGTCAGGGAACTATTATATTATCATGTGCAGtatgttcaaaaaaaatattatcatgtgCAGTCTACAGTGTTCtgatttatttacttattaccCCAATAGGGAACTTCTCCTTGCTGGCTTCTATCAAGATCAACAAGAGCTTGCTTTGGGCAGGGAATGATTTATTGCAGTTTGTTTTGAGTATTCAATCATATTCTGCAATGTCAGGGCTACTAAATGTATTCTTCTTCTCTGATTAATTTTAGAATAAGAAGTTTAGTTTTGTGGACTCTGTTGCTTTGCAGCTGTTGGGTTTGATGAAGCATATACTGAGATTTTCAAATATTGTTTGAACCTTTTTAATTAGACAATGAAAATGACAGccaattatgaaatttttgtgttttgaatGGAACATGGTGTGCAGTTTTCAGCTTATATTGTTTACTTTGATAAAATCCTTAAGAGCTATTTGGCATGTTCTCCTGCAGTCGGGATTGAATGGGTCAGCTTCAAACCTTCCAGAAACCACTGCTAGAGCTTTGGCCACTTCATTTTCAGCACAGTCAGGTTCCACTGCCACTGTATTGAATCACTCTGGTGGTATATTGTTGGTTAATTCTTTACTGTGCCATAACTTTGAATTAGCTATAAAAATAGCAATGGTtatttcatttccatttttttttatgttttattttttataggaACAGTGCAAAGCCTGCAGGGCATTCATGGGAATTTCAATATGTCAAATGTGCATGGTACATTTGCATCAAGAAATTCAGCAATGACTGGTGGTCCTTCTGGCAGTGTTCAACAAGCAGGAAATGTTTCTAATGGGAGATTTTCAATAAATAACATTCCAACTGTGCTTTCTCAGGTATCATAATAAGCTTTCTGGATGAAGAGCATTTGGTTTGTGAGTGATGCAAAGAGTTTCTGTGTATCTGCATCATGTCTCCCAATGTACACAttttgcatgtataggatacaTAATGTTTCCTAACAAGCACTGACCTTTTGATGCAGTTATCGCTTGCAAGCTCTCATGGACATTCAGGGGCAACTAACATAGGAGGTATCTATTTACACACTTTTACATAGTTGGAGAGAGCTATACTTTTTTTTGCCCGTTCTCTACTCGTTTCCTTTTTACTGGGATGGGAATGTAACATTAGATTCAGGTGTAATTGCTAATTTGGAAAATGCAGGAAGAATTGCAAATTCAATGACTAATATTGTTAGTGGGAGCAACATTGGTAGGGGTCTAAGTGCTGATGGAGGCTCAAATATGCATGGTGTTGCTTCTCGCATAAATTTAACAGGTAAACTTAATTTTCAAATatgaattttcttttataatagaGATATGCCACATGCTTTCTCAATGTTCTGAAACTCACTTCAATTTAGGCATTTTGATAAGTAAAATTCTATCATTTCTATAGAGTACTGAATAATGAACATTAGTTTTCAGGATTTAAAAACTGGactattaccaaaaaaaaaacaaaactggACTATTACTTCTGTAGATTGGTACTTGGGACTGGAAAAACATCTAAAGATTAGCTTTAGGTGTCCCCACCAAAGGTTGCAAACATGGGACTAGAGCATGTGATGTTTTATTTGTCTGTATTTGGTTATTTGCTTATACATTGCTGTTTTTCTGGCACCTGGGTTTCAGCTCCACAAATGGTATCAATGCTAGGGAATTCTTATTCAGGTGCTGGTGTACCACTGTTGCAAAATCAATTTCAAGCAGGGAATAGTCATTTAGCTTCGATGGCACTTCTGAATGAATATAATGCCCGTGATAATGCTACCTTTGATATAAACGACTTTCCTCAGTTGGGTGGCCGTCCTCCTTCTGCTGGTGGTTCCCAGGGACAACTAGGTAATTTCAATTATCAATCAACTCTTTGTTacatgatttcttcttcttgtacAAATTAATATTGAAGAATCTTTTGGCTTGTGTGTACAGGTTTCATACGGAAGCCCAACATTGGTTTCTCCCAACAGAATCAAGAATTTAGTATTCAAAATGAAGATTTTCCTGCTTTACCAGGATTTAAAGGTGCCATGATTTTCTCTTTTGAAGTAAATACAAGTATGACTTTGTCAGGATGAATACCTTGTGGCATCTTAACATAATATCAATAGAATGTTGAACagtatttgtttgttttctctCTTTCATTATGCTGATGCACCTTGATTGTGACCTGTGTAAATATCAAAACATACACAAGGTTATGCAAAGAAAGCATTCATCTTAAGTTGATGTAGTAGAACACTAGATGTCACACAAACTGAGAAAAGAGAATAGGTGTGGGGATCTAGTCAAGTAATTTGCCTCATGCATCTTTCAGATGGATATACATCAAAGAAAatgtcattattattgttgtttttgttgttgttgttgttgttgttatataaGTAACAATTTCTTGAGATAAGAGAAATGAAGAGGTACAATACGTATCCCTACAGTATGTATTCTACAGAACTCTTGGTTATTAATAAATGGAAATTATTAGGTATTTTTCGCATAAATGCAGCTTTCCCCTCAGAGGAACAATTTCCTTTTCTGGCCTATCTGTTGGAAGCTATAAGCTTCTGAGAAATGTCTGGCCTTTAGTGAAGTGTGTTTGCTATTCTTccaatgaaatttaaatatcaGTCCTTCACCCATATCCTTTTTACTTATTTAACTTTGATGCAGCTTAGGAGGCTTCTGAAAATTGATCAATGCATGTAAATTCTTAACTGATAACTTTCCTGATTTGAAAtgcaattattatatttttttcttcttcacgAAAGTTTAAAGCATCCCTTTATTGCAATGTACGAAGTTTCTAATAATTGATCAAGCATGTAAATTTCTCCTATCTATTTGACCTCATTTTTAGATGCcattatattaaaacaatagaacTATTGATGTGCTCCACTCTGTACATTTGTAATATGCTTTATAGTTACTTTTATTTACTGTCCTAAATTTTCCCTTCTCTCCCTTTTCACCTTTTCTGCTTCAGTTTGATCACCCTATTTTTCATTCTAATCACCGTCCCAAATTCCCttattcctcttttttttttttcttttttttttttttcaattattttattttattttattttatttatttatttttttaatttttgggttcTTTCTTCGTCAGTTTGATTGCCTTCTTTGTAGTACCCCTACTTACTGCCCCGGTTTTCCGTTATTgtccttttgtattttctttgcACTGCCCTCTTTAATTGACGCGGGACATTTTGCCTCTTTATTGTCACGAGACTTCTAATAAAGATTATCCACTTGTCAAGCTGCACCTCCACTACCTGTGGTCCCACTCTTTGCGTTACAAAGTTTAGTCTGAAAAAGGGCTATAAATTTATGATTTTGCTCGAGGTTTTTGCTTTCTTTTGTCTTTGAATTATACGATGTCTTCCGACGAAGAAGATAGTGATGCTGACTTTCCTACAAGTGCAGGGCAGAAAGATCAACTTCAAGAAAGCATGGCATCCATGATGCAATCGCAGCATTTAGCGGTAAGTTCTGGTATCTTTATGTGCTTCTTAGAGCCTTTAGAATTGATTCGCTAAATACTTTATCTTATCATCTGTTGCATTTTGGTTTTGCAGGTGGGAAGATCTTCTGGATTCAGTTTCGGTGGTAATTATTCATCACATCAACCTCAACAGCAGCAAGCATCATCAACGAATGGGAGTGGGATTTCTTTTCCACCGGCAAATTATCAAGATGCCCGTTTCCATGGTCCTGAGGTATGTTCTTCTGTTGATCCATCGTGTCACTTCAGCTTTTGCAATGTTTTGGTTGACTGCACCTTGGGGTTTGCTGTCCTGTTCGCTGGTGATTACTTTTTGGGGAGGGAGAATTGATATTTTATCATTTTGTCTATAAATGCTTTCTTTTTCCCCCTTTGGCTATTATCTCTTAGTTTACTAATAATTGATTGTTCCTTTAAGGCTCGAACCATGGGTCCACCTTCAACTGGATCAGGTTCTTCCAACTTGTCAAATTTGGGACCTTATGATCAACTTCTGGATCACTATCAGCCATTCCAAAGGCAATCTCAGTTCCGATCAATCAGCCCATTTAGAGATCAGGATCTGAAACCCCTACAGGCATCACAGGCTGCTGATCGATTTGGAATGTTTGGTTTACTAAATGTTATCAAAATGACAAATCCTGCTTTGAGTACACTTGCTCTTGGTGTTGATCTGACCTCACTTGGTCTAAACTTGAACTCAGTAGACAATCTTCATAAGACTTTTGCCTCTCCTTGGTCTGATGAACCTGCCAAAGGGGAGCCTGAATACACCATCCCAGAATGTTATAATGCTAAACAATCTCCTGCCCTAAAAGTAAGCTTTCAATAATTCTATTTCCTGAAGTACCACAAAATTGTGCTTCTCACATGTGTTTTGATATTCTATTTTGCTAATGCAGCAAAGTTACTTCTCAAAATTTAGGCCAGAGACATTATTTTATATCTTCTACAGGTAAATATGTGCTGAAATGAGGACGTTGTAGCATTTAATCTAATTTTCTTTTGCTTTAGCATTTGATTCTTTTGTAGGTAATATTTCTTGCTTGCTCCCAGACAACATTATTGTTGTTAACTCTGAATTGATGCTTTTGTTATCTTCCCTTTGTAGCATGCCTAAGGAGGAGGCACAACTGTATGCGGCAAATGAGTTGTatgtctctctctctttctcttacTCTCTCTGTGGATTAAATTGCAGTATTTAAGTTATTCCTATTTCTGCTTTGAGGGCATTAATTCTCTCCCTCTTTgtatgtctctctctctctttctctctctgtgGATGAAATTGCAGTATTGAACTTATTCCTATTTCTGCTTTTTAATTCTCAGTAAATTGGAGATAAGAAAGTAATCTGGATGCAACTAGAGTTGTGCATATTATGTATTcttgttattttatatatatatatatatatatatatacacacttgtCTTTTCTATGCGCGATAGCAAAAACATAtccccaatatttattttttaataaataactaacaaattcttactaattaaaatttaaatgaaaaaaaattatttattataaggTCTACAAATATTaatcattaaagaatataagaaaagatatggtggatgcatgtgcatggtaaagttaatggaaaagataacggaagttataacggtaagggtatttttgttcaaaaaattgtatagCACAACgctaaaaacacaatgtacaaaatggtTAACACTAAAAACATGGACATAAATTAGGGATATAATTTTgtgacttattatgtttttatgtgtgtgtgtgtgtgtgtgtgtgtatgtatatgtatgtatgtatgtatgtataccaATGAGCATCCTACCTTGTAGAATGTCCCAAGTTATATCCATAGGTACCCTGCCATTTAAATTTGAGTGAACAATGAAACTTTAGCTCTAAAGGAAGATTAAAGAGTTGAGATTTTAAGTTTACAAGTTAGTATTGCCTTTTACTGCTTTCAGTAGTGTTTAAAGAAGTTGATCATATGGTTCTtctgatttttgaatttttatacaCCAATTCATCAAAATTCTATTCTTAACCCTCGTGCAAGGTCAGAACTGTAGGAGTAGGCTGGGTTTGGGGAAGGAGTAATCATTCAGCATTTCCAATCTTGATAGAACTTAATTTCGAGATTTaggttttgtgtttttttaagAAAGTAATTAGGAATAGATTAGGTGACATTTTGGGAATGGTTGCaaagataaaatattatatgtgaagtgaaaatattgaattaaCTATTGCTGATTTTGGCAATCTGGGTTGACAATGGAATTAAATGGAGAGAGAGCATGTATTGCGAAAGAATGCTCTGGGGATCAGGGATTCCTTTGATCCTTTCTGTTTGCATCCTGAGGACTAGCAGAAAGGGAATTTAATATGTTTCATCCCTTCATGTAAAGTGAATGAGTCTAGATCTGTGTTTATATAATTCAAAGTACAAGACTTACAGTATATAGTGGAATATTCCTAATTAATTGAAATCTTTCAATCTATGCTATAATTGATTCTTtacacacaaacacatataGTCCAATTCCCATGCATTTTCATATCCCCTTCCTCACCCCACCCCCAGGTTTCCTGCTCACCTAGATAAGTTCTATGGGATGATCAATGCTTCGAGTGTTGAAAAAGTTCGGCTTaagaatgctttttttttttcttcatctaACCAGCATGCTTGACAATGAGTAGAGATGAACTTGACTTGGGAGTATGCATgcaaagaatagaaaaaaaaaataaaaaattgagatggtcaatttttatataaattcaatttgCATTAGTTAGTGGACAAGTGTTATCCAATCACATATCATTAACCTCCCTTGATAGGATTAGACCTGAGAGGTTAGTAAGTAGTAACCAGCAGTTGCTAGTAGTAGATGACAAGAACTGACTCGAGCCTTTCTCATAATCAGATTCCAGACTTCCATGGTTCCTTACCATACATCttacaaagaaaaggaaaaaaaatattggaagtacatattttaaataaataatttattcaagTTAACATGCAAATTGTTTATTGTTCTTCAGGCATGTTAGGGGGTGGTTCTATCACAGAGAGCTCCGCTTATGGTTCACAAGGGTCACAAATATTGAGCCTCTTGTCAAGACTGCTACTTACGAGAGAGGCTGTTACTTCTGCTTTGACCCCAACACTTGGGAGGTCGTGAGAAAGGTTTGCACTTATGAACACTATTGGGATATTTACTTTCTGGAGTTCAGCGTATAATCcattaataaaacattaaaaccccctttttttttattggtttttGGGTTCAGGATAACTTTGTTCTGCAGTACGAAATGATTGAAAAGGTCCCAGTGCTTCCTTAGAAGTGTTACCAGCTGCCCAAGATGGTTCCCTGTGCATTTTCCATTGCTATCTTCAGATTTCTTCTGAATAGAACTTTCTTtataaattagaataatagagATGTAATGTTATTGTAAAAGACCCTTGATTTCTCAGTCATCAACTTTAATTTAGGCCCACTGGGATTTGTTCCCAGGAGTTCGCGTCTTTGGCCTAGTTTTATGCTTTGTTTACAGTCTTtagggttaaaaaaaaaagtagtagtcaatttatttttcaattgcGATACATTCAAGTGTCTTATGAGAAAAGAATAACTGCGCTTGggtatggtttttttttttttttttttttttttttttttttgagaatgcGCTTGGGTATGGTTATGCTTTCTTATATGGTCATATGGCAAATGCAGGTTCACATGATAACTACAAAAACATAAAACTACAaaaacataaattgttaactggaCAAAAGAGTTGGTTAACATATTGTGTCAGCAATTAACATTTCTTGTACTTACACTTAACAAATtgtgtttgtagttatcatgaggttaactacatgtacataatacatAATGTGTCACCTGCATGTATAgaatttaaagtttatttttggatcaggatttacaatgtaaggtagattttggttcatggtataatttgcctataatTATAGAGTAAGTCTTGCATGAGATCATTTTACATGTGAcatgtattttttgttataataatgtacgactaatatttttttttagatccataaaagtattatttttaattaaaaaacgtTACATATTTTGTAGAtccataaaagtattatttttaattaaaaagcgTTACATATTTGATACTCCGTAGTTTATTCCTCCATCGGTTCTTGTTAGGAATTGAGATTAGCACTACATGTCCAATTGGTCCACAAAACAGAACAGATAATAGGatattgcaatttgcaaatatAAATATAGCATTCTGTCTCACACAAATTGTCTAAAttcgaatatttttttttgtctctaaTGGGATAGGTAGCTTAAGCCTTTGGTGTTAGTTAACCTCTGATTTGAGCATCCTGGCTCTTCATGTCAACAAACTCCAAGAATCAAATCCCAGTACATCTATCCCTATTTTCTACTCCAATAATCAAATagcattttccttttttatatttatacagACACATATGGAATCATAATTCCAAAACCCAACAAGAAATattctttctttattatttcttttagtactagtattttcgcccgtgcattgcacggaatatatttactataatatgttaagaatatttagattgatatacaattatgtaaattataatgtcgatattatatagtgcaattgaagaattgagtttgatcgattatgttttctgatgttatcattggttgaatttgagcaaataattgtccaattaataGCCaacgtgtgtgtgtatatataccaatgtttatgatttgtattaattagcCTAATTATCTTGTTGtctagcaactcagttatagaaattatttgtacgaatgatatattttctatgtggatatataacaattttgtcatctttgtataaaaagaaaacataacataactgttttgaattacacattattgaaaacgtTTTTGTATACGACATTGGTAGTATATtgtatattgttattataaatttttatacttattttacatcactaatgaagtaaattatcgAAAATTATAGCTTTTCAGTGCTCTATTTAAGAATGACTGGAGTAAATTATCCAGAACTTTAGTACTTCATTgattataagatatttctaaATCATGTATCTATAGTTTAGCGTTGCTTTCttttaagtgtatagattaaccttatttcatgaatgttatgtttgatttatgcgcatgttttatttattgtgtatttttgtCTAACAGTTGGGCTGTATAATCTATTTTATCTATTGTATTAAGAGCTATAATTCTACCGAAACATGTCAAACTTAATTTGGCTCTTTAGGGTATACTTTATCTTTATCCTTAGGGTTTtatctgtgtaattaatttggttttatttctttaatgtaTGTGTTATAGTTAGAGTTCTTAGTAAgataatgatgtttgaaaatttatcattaattccaataaaaatgaggtcatcattttattatgattactatatatatggtaattaaggagtatacaTTATTCTTAGTTAATATTCTGCTAATTATGATGTTCGTTTAATTAtgaacgtaatatgtgtatgtttaatttcaattcctttaattatgtccgtaatatttgtatgtttaatttcctttaattatgtccgtaatatgtgtacgaTAAATTTCCttaatcaattagataaaattcatattacgtcaaatataaaaaatagattaataaaagtataatgtgtgaattaattcttaattatcataattattaaaattttattcaaaaataaccattggcataattttatatgtgtaataatttgcataattatataGACGTAATTCACaagcataataatatgtgaattggaataattatcataatttttttaatctcctttaattatggacgtaatatgtgtattaccaatttccttaatttattagataaaatttatattacgaaaagtattaattctttaattgtcataatttttaagattttatttaaaagtagtcAAAGGAAGTGCATGCACggataattgatattatttaaagtaaaaaataaataaaatcgtcgtattctctatgtttaattaccataataaatttatatgttaaataCGATtagtaattaccacggattatttaaaTGGTAAATACTATATGGttattacctatatagattaccataataaacggattaacatatggatcagTATTATAGAAAAGGGGGAAGCTTTTTAGgaaagatatattaggaaaaatatcaattaattaaaatatgatagaaaaattatattaggaaattgattagctagtacGAAGTATcaattatgctaattttttctaattttatatttgtaattaatgttataaatgaatttaataggaaaatttaattaggaacttttattaaagagttttggattattattattattattattatattattattattattattaattattaatattatgaaaattattttaggaaattatattaagaattttggattattattattattacggagtattatattattataataataataattattgttgttgttattttaaTAAGAATAGATTTTAAATT includes:
- the LOC116003122 gene encoding probable NOT transcription complex subunit VIP2 isoform X2, producing the protein MSGLLNSGLNGSASNLPETTARALATSFSAQSGTVQSLQGIHGNFNMSNVHGTFASRNSAMTGGPSGSVQQAGNVSNGRFSINNIPTVLSQLSLASSHGHSGATNIGGRIANSMTNIVSGSNIGRGLSADGGSNMHGVASRINLTAPQMVSMLGNSYSGAGVPLLQNQFQAGNSHLASMALLNEYNARDNATFDINDFPQLGGRPPSAGGSQGQLGFIRKPNIGFSQQNQEFSIQNEDFPALPGFKGQKDQLQESMASMMQSQHLAVGRSSGFSFGGNYSSHQPQQQQASSTNGSGISFPPANYQDARFHGPEARTMGPPSTGSGSSNLSNLGPYDQLLDHYQPFQRQSQFRSISPFRDQDLKPLQASQAADRFGMFGLLNVIKMTNPALSTLALGVDLTSLGLNLNSVDNLHKTFASPWSDEPAKGEPEYTIPECYNAKQSPALKQSYFSKFRPETLFYIFYSMPKEEAQLYAANELHVRGWFYHRELRLWFTRVTNIEPLVKTATYERGCYFCFDPNTWEVVRKDNFVLQYEMIEKVPVLP
- the LOC116003122 gene encoding probable NOT transcription complex subunit VIP2 isoform X1, whose protein sequence is MSGLLNSGLNGSASNLPETTARALATSFSAQSGSTATVLNHSGGTVQSLQGIHGNFNMSNVHGTFASRNSAMTGGPSGSVQQAGNVSNGRFSINNIPTVLSQLSLASSHGHSGATNIGGRIANSMTNIVSGSNIGRGLSADGGSNMHGVASRINLTAPQMVSMLGNSYSGAGVPLLQNQFQAGNSHLASMALLNEYNARDNATFDINDFPQLGGRPPSAGGSQGQLGFIRKPNIGFSQQNQEFSIQNEDFPALPGFKGQKDQLQESMASMMQSQHLAVGRSSGFSFGGNYSSHQPQQQQASSTNGSGISFPPANYQDARFHGPEARTMGPPSTGSGSSNLSNLGPYDQLLDHYQPFQRQSQFRSISPFRDQDLKPLQASQAADRFGMFGLLNVIKMTNPALSTLALGVDLTSLGLNLNSVDNLHKTFASPWSDEPAKGEPEYTIPECYNAKQSPALKQSYFSKFRPETLFYIFYSMPKEEAQLYAANELHVRGWFYHRELRLWFTRVTNIEPLVKTATYERGCYFCFDPNTWEVVRKDNFVLQYEMIEKVPVLP
- the LOC116003122 gene encoding probable NOT transcription complex subunit VIP2 isoform X3 yields the protein MSNVHGTFASRNSAMTGGPSGSVQQAGNVSNGRFSINNIPTVLSQLSLASSHGHSGATNIGGRIANSMTNIVSGSNIGRGLSADGGSNMHGVASRINLTAPQMVSMLGNSYSGAGVPLLQNQFQAGNSHLASMALLNEYNARDNATFDINDFPQLGGRPPSAGGSQGQLGFIRKPNIGFSQQNQEFSIQNEDFPALPGFKGQKDQLQESMASMMQSQHLAVGRSSGFSFGGNYSSHQPQQQQASSTNGSGISFPPANYQDARFHGPEARTMGPPSTGSGSSNLSNLGPYDQLLDHYQPFQRQSQFRSISPFRDQDLKPLQASQAADRFGMFGLLNVIKMTNPALSTLALGVDLTSLGLNLNSVDNLHKTFASPWSDEPAKGEPEYTIPECYNAKQSPALKQSYFSKFRPETLFYIFYSMPKEEAQLYAANELHVRGWFYHRELRLWFTRVTNIEPLVKTATYERGCYFCFDPNTWEVVRKDNFVLQYEMIEKVPVLP